acacacacacacacacacactcacacacacacacacacacacacacacacatatatatatatatatatatatatatatatatatatatatatatatatatatatataaagctgccAAACAAGGATTAAACGCAAGACAAACCATCACGTAAAGGTGACTGAAAATATGTAACTGAGGTTTCTTAAGCATATGTTTTAACATACATTATAACCTAAAAACAGTACACGTTAATCTTATCAAGTAAAGTGGCTAAAAGTTCTGTCAGGCTTCGTTTAACAGAAATTGTAATAGTTCACCCTAAAACCTGGTTTAATacacgttttcttttatttagattCAGCTTCCAAAGAGGTTGTGTCGAATACCGTAACTTTACGAACTTATCCAGAAAATATAGTCTCTGAATCACTTAAAGGTAATTCGTGATTCTTTTGCCTTTTTAAATAAGATTGCATCTACCAATGCGTATGTATCAAATTAGGAATAATAAGCTTAGTTGAACTGCATCCTTTTAAATAATTGTGACCCAAGATGACCTGAGGGTTACAACATTCAATTCACACCTTGTCATTAACTTGTTACTGTAGGCCACACTTGGTAATCATCTCACATTTATTAGTAACAAAGGCTAAATAATGAAGCCATTGTATGTCATTCTTAATTAGGacgtttattatttatgtatagaaAAACTCAGCATTGACAGTTTGTGTGAGTTTCCGTTCAACACCTCAGTTCTGTCCGTATTTGTATGCCCGTGAAAAAATGTCCGTTTTTGTTATACCGTCTTAGTATCATGTGCTTCTCACATGATATATTTCtactatagacattatatatatatatatatatatatatatatatatatatatatatttgcgctgatcatactaataacaatgtcGGTTTGATTTTGTTTGGATTGAgacaattatattaaaaaaaaaagatgttccgACAATAATAAGCTCATTAaaattcagtgtatatatatgtgtatatacacacacacacacacacacacacacacacacacatatatatatatatatatatatatatatatatatatatatgtatatatatgtatatatatactggattaTAGCTGAGCTTATTATTGTGGGAAcatctttttttaatataactgTCTCATTCCAAACAAAAATTAAACCGAGATTGTTATTAGCATGATCAGCGCAAATATACTTTGAAATAACGAAAATTGACAATGCGTAGCTCTTAATTTGAAGGTTGTTTGGAACTTACCCGTCTAATTCTCTTTACCAATTTGAATTTAGTTTACCGAGGAAGAACACCGCCTGAAATTAGGTCAAGCACGAGAAACACGGGCTTGACCTAACTATCAACAATAGCTCATGATTACAAACGAGTTCACGACAAGGTGCGAATTGCTTCCTCTCACGTAAGGTCACTTCAGGTCAAATCGATAAAATCTAACAAACTCATGACTTGTACTTTGTCAAACATGATTCTGGAATTTAATAATCGAATTAATTAGAATAGGTAGTTTCCTGAATATCTATGCAAATTGTTTTAAGCTGTCTTTTTGAGTTTTATGTTTGTTATCCATTCTGCATTAACGTTTATTACGATAGGGTAAGAtagtagatataattatatatctgggTATGGTTAAATGGATGCCATATTGATATATCGCCATATAGTAGTAAATATCGTTGATTATTGGCTAATATGTAAGAAACAGATATTTCATTCACCATCACCTCTCAGAAATCGGGGCATCTCCGTGGCATAGCTGGGCAGTGGGCGGAGAAGACATCTTGTGCCCTGATTGGCTGACGTCATTCGAAGCCCAGGTATATTACCCTTCCCAGTCACAGACATCGTCACTCTTCTCTCAGCATCTGTTGCATCGACAATCAGTTTTATCAAAATGTATCCCGTTGGTACCTTAGGAGGTCCTCAGTTATCTCACTGGATGGGCAGTGATAGTTTGAACAGCTATAATTCCTATCAGCAGCCAAGTTTACCACTTACGCCGTCACCTGAAACTCAGAAGGGGTATTTCGCTAGTGTATCGCCTGCGTCCTATGGCGGGGTCAGTGCTTTGCCTTATCATTCCATTCAACAAAGCTACGACCAACACAGTTACAGCAACGGCGTCACGCCTCCgatgctctctcctcctcccgagAAGCCTGTTACGCCGCCGAAGGATGGGCAGACGCGCCCCTGGTGGAGTACCACCGGTTCCACCACGCCGACGTCACACATCGCCCACAACTTCCACCGCCAGCTCCATCATCAGTATGCCAGTCCTAGTACGCCGTCGGGAGGACAAGCAAATCCGCAGTTTCATCAGTCTCTCCCGAACCCCGTCACGCAAGACTCCTTGTTGCATCACCCAAGTGCCATCGCCTCTGCTCTCCTCAACGCGCAGTCATCCGTCAGTGTTCGGCGCTGTCGACGATGCCGCTGCCCCAACTGCCAGAATGCCTCGCGGGACGCTTCAGGCACCAAGAAGAGAGAACATGTTTGCCACATTCCCGGATGCGGCAAAGTGTATGGCAAGACGTCCCACCTCAAGGCTCACCTTCGCTCACATGCCGGAGAGAAACCCTTCGCGTGCCAGTGGATCTTCTGCAACAAGGCTTTCACTCGCTCCGATGAACTCCAACGTCACCTGCGAACCCACACAGGTGAGAAACGTTTCGAGTGCGTCGAGTGCGGCAAACGTTTCATGCGTTCGGATCATCTCACCAAACATGTCAAGACCCACGAGAACCGACGCGCCCGCGCTGCCTCCGCCGCCCCTGCTGAGAGTGACGACGTCGATGTGGAACTCTGCGATGACGCCGTTGAAGACTGTGCAGAGGAACTTCTCTCTGTTACGCTGCCAGACTCTCCCGTATCTGAAGCAGAACTACAAGAAAATGACATTAACGTCGGTATTTTAATAGACAGGTCTTATATATACGGAAAAGAAAGTCACATGCCGCAGTATGGGTATATGCACAACTTCCACATGTAAAATTTGCACGAGTTAGAATCTCTCCTGGGTGAACCTATCGTGCGAAACCCCGTGATGATATTTACttctattatcaataaaattccATATGTTAAAACGTTGTTTTATAATTTTCCTATTATAAATTCTGAGTTAAACTTAGGTCTTGATAAGACAAAATAAGGATTATATTTTGACATGGTCATGAGACTGAGAGACAACGAGACGTAAAGGTTAGTAATTCCTGAGGTTCCTTTAACTTTAGACATTTAACTTAAAATGCATCTTTATTTTTAAATGAAAAGTAACTTAGATCTCCTTAGTCTCGTCTTACTTTCAGCGTTAGTATAAACATGTCCCTTTATAACAATGAAGTCAGTGTTAATAAATCTTAACCTTGCCATAACCTGGAGGGCAAATATCCCTTTTTTGGCCCTACTGGTAAAGAGAGTGATAACGGCAATGGTTTAACGTGAttatattgttactactgttaattTTATCCTCGTGGTTTTGTtattatgtatcacacacacacacacatatatgtgtgtgtgtgtgtctgtgtgtgtatagtatatatgtatatttgtatataaatatatgtatatatgtgtatgtatgtatgtatatatatatattatatatatatatacacacatatatgtgtgtgtgtgtgtgtgtgtgtattgtgtgtgtgtagcatatatatatagtatatatacatatactatatatatactatatgtagtatatatatactatatgtatatattatataaacacccacacacatatacataatatatatatatatatatatatatataaatatatatatgtgtgtgtgtgtgtgtgtgtgtgtgtgtgtgtgtgtgtgtgtgtatactatatatatacatacacacacacacacacatacactcacgcatatatacatatacatatatatataaacacatacatatgtgtatatatatgtgtgtgtgtatgtgtgtgtgtagtatgtgtatatacatgtatatatatgtagaatatatatatagaatatacatatactatatgtatactataaatatatatagtatatatatatgtgtgtatttgtgtatatatatatatatatatatatatatatatagtatatgtatacatactacacacacacacacacacacacacacacacacacacacacacacacacacattcatacacacacacatatatgtgtgtatatatattatatatattatatatatatatatatatatatatatatatatgtaagctgagGAACCCGTCTTCGGATACAACTCCAAAACGCAGTATGTACCTATTAATCTGCCGCCTTAATGAGCTTCCTTCTCCcatacataaataactaaataatgtcTTTGGGGTAGTTTTCGCAGCccaattttatcattttatcataattagtcTGTTTTATTAAGTCTTTTACTTGCTTCTAAGTATACGAACCAGGTATTTTACTTGCATTATAGATGTGATCAGCGGATtaccacatgaaacaagtggccgcaTTGCGAAACAACCGCTACAGTATGTTTCGCACATACTTTGTGTACAAGGTaaataaatcagtctgctccgagGCACCTacgtgttttctttctcc
This sequence is a window from Penaeus chinensis breed Huanghai No. 1 chromosome 10, ASM1920278v2, whole genome shotgun sequence. Protein-coding genes within it:
- the LOC125029828 gene encoding transcription factor Sp5-like: MYPVGTLGGPQLSHWMGSDSLNSYNSYQQPSLPLTPSPETQKGYFASVSPASYGGVSALPYHSIQQSYDQHSYSNGVTPPMLSPPPEKPVTPPKDGQTRPWWSTTGSTTPTSHIAHNFHRQLHHQYASPSTPSGGQANPQFHQSLPNPVTQDSLLHHPSAIASALLNAQSSVSVRRCRRCRCPNCQNASRDASGTKKREHVCHIPGCGKVYGKTSHLKAHLRSHAGEKPFACQWIFCNKAFTRSDELQRHLRTHTGEKRFECVECGKRFMRSDHLTKHVKTHENRRARAASAAPAESDDVDVELCDDAVEDCAEELLSVTLPDSPVSEAELQENDINVGILIDRSYIYGKESHMPQYGYMHNFHM